GGCGACCTCTACGCGCAGTGGACCTACACCTCGGGGTTCTCCAATACGCTGCTCGCCGCGGACGTCGCGCAGGGGGCGACGTCCGTGACCGTGCAGGACGCCACCGGGCTCGCTGCCGGGCAGGTGCTGCGGATCTGGGACCCGGGCCACGAAGAGGCCGTCACCATCGCCGGGACCTACACGACAGGGTCGACGACGGTGCCGCTCACCGGCGGCCTGAAGAATGCGCACACCGGCACCGCGACCGTGCCGGTCGGGATCTCCGCGGTTCCCGCGGATCTCCATCTCGCGGTGATCTTCTACGCCGCCGCGCTGCTTCAGCGGCCGGACAGCGAATCGGAGGACGTGTTCCCGTCCGCGCGGGTCAAGTCGAACGCGCGTGTCGGCGGGTCGACGGACGGGTCCGGGTTCGTCACCGAGGCCGAGCGGCTCCTCGAACCGTACCGGCGGGTCCGCTGATGTCCTCCGTGAACACCATCGACCAGGTGTGCCGGTACTTCGGCGGCGCCTACGACGCGACCACCCGCACCTACCGGACCCCGCAGCTCGCAGTGTCCGGTTTGGACGGTCCGATCGTGCGCCGGTCGCCGCCGCGCAGCGACGACCACAACACCGACTACCACCAGACCGGCGCGACGCCCGGCTCGATGGGCTGTCAAATGCAGGTCCAGATGCTGCGCGGCGAAGAGAAACGTGTCGCCGTCGCCGGAGCCGTCTCAGGTCTGAAACACGTGTCGTGGACGGTGAATCTCCATTCGTTCGTGCGGTCGACGACGGGGTTCGTGGAGGACCTGGCCGACGTCATGTACGCGCTGCTCGACGCGATCCGCACGCACATCGAAGCCGACCGGACCTTGGGGACCGGCGGATTCGAAGCCGGGTACGGGGTCGGGTTGCAGGCCGGGGAAGGCGGCGACCCGTGGCTCCGCTGGGAAGGCCCGTTCATGGAGTCCACCCCGAAGGGCCTGTCCAAGGGCTACCTGCTCGTCGAATTCGACTGCGACCAGTACATCCAAGCGTGAGAGAGGTGTCCACTGTGGAATACCGCTACAGCGGCGAGGAGCGGGTCTACGTGGACCGGGCTCTCGTCGTTTCCGACGGCGACGTCGTCGACTGGCCCGAGCCGCCCGACGACGGGCATTGGACGCCGGTCGCGCCTGGCGAAGAGAACAAGGCCCCGGACAACGGCAGCAACGACGAGCAGCACGAGAACGAGCCGCCCGCCGACGCGACCACGACCACCGAAGCCCCGGCGGACGCCGTGGCCCAGCACACCGAGGAGTGACCGGTGCCTACTCCAGCCACGTTCACCAGCTACAAGCAGTTCCTCGGCGTCGCCAAGGAAACGCAGCAGGGGACCGCTGTCGCGATGACCGCGACGATCCCCGTCGAGAAGCTCGACTTCGAGGACAAGCCCGTGTTCCTCGACGACAAGGCGATGCGCGGCAGCATGGTCGAGTCGTACGGGAAGCAGGCCGGTGTCATCAAGACCGATTTCTCGTTCTCCGGCCCGGTTTTCGGGGATACGCTCGGTTGGCTGCTCGGCAACATCCTCGGCGACCTCACCACCACGGGTGCCAGCGCGCCGTTCACGCACGCGTTCTCGACGCTGAACTCCGGCAACGGGCAGCCGACGTCGCACACGTTCACGCAGTACACCGGAACCACCGCGAGCACCGGCACCCGGCAGTGGCCGGGCGCGTGCCTGTCGGAACTCACGCTGAAGTGGAACGCGGAGTCGCAGCTGTTCACCTACGACGCGAAGGGCTCGTGCTGGCCCTCGATCATCGCCGCGGCGACGCCGACGAGCGCGCCGTCGACCGTGACGCCGATCGCGTCCTGGCGCGGGCAGCTCGGCGTCGGCGGCCCCGCCACCGGCGGCACTCTCGCGCTCAACGTGACCGACGGCGAGATCGCGATCAAGCGTGTCGTAGAGCCGGTGTTCACCACCCAGAACGCGCAGACCCCGTACATCATCCAGCGCGGTGCCGTGTCCGCCAGCGGGAAGCTGAACTTCATCGCGAAGGACGAAACCCCGTACCTGAACATGGTCAACAACACCCAGCCGCAGTTGCAACTGATCGTCAGCAACGGATTGACCGGTGCCGCGCAGGTGCAGTGCCAGGTGGATGTCCAGCAGGGCGCGTTCGTCACCGCCAAATACGACAGCGGGAAGAGCGCGATCGCCTACCAGACCACGTTCGATGCGGTCGCCAACACCACCAACGCCGGCACCAGCGGCGGGTTCTCGCCGCTGAAGGCGACGCTCACCAACGCGATCGCCGCCGGCACGTACGTCTGACCGGCCGGTCAGCAGTTGAAGGGACGGATTCAATGACGACTCGCTACAAGCTGCCCTCCGGCGGCACAGTGACCCTCCGCGACCCCGAGTCGCTGAAAGCCCGCGACACCAAGGCATTCATGGCGAAAATGGGTGCCGCGGTCAAGAACGTCGACGAGGAGGACGGCGAAGCGGTCGCCGCCGCCGGGGTCGAGTCGACCGACCACCTCATCGCCATGCTCGTCACCGATTGGCAGATCCCGTACGAGACTGAGGACGGCCGACCCTGGCTGATGCCGAAGCTCGACCTCTCCCTGATCGACGAGCTGACGGGCCCGGACTACGGGCTGCTGATGGAACTGGTGAAACCGGCGCAAGAGGCGCTGATGCCGCGCAACACCGATCCCAGCGACTACGAGGACCCGGATTCCCCTACCGAGCCCGCGAGCGCGTAAGAGCGAAGCTCGCGGGGAACCCGGTCAAGGCGCCGCGGCCCGGGGAACAAACCCGGTGGGACGAGGCATCGGACTACTGGTGGTGGGCCGACCGGTTCGGGTGGCCGCCCCAAGTCGTGGACGAGATCCCCGCCTACCTGTACGCCCGCATCCCGGCTGTGACCGCGATGGCGGAGGAAATCCGCTCCGAGGAACAGAAGCAAGCGTTCCGGGGGTGAGCGGTGGCTGAGTTCCATTTCCTCGGCGTCTCCGAGTTCAAGGCCGCGATCGAGGGCTCTATAGCCCGACAGGTCGCCGCTACCTCGACCGCGGTCGCCAAGGGCGCGCACGTCATCGAGGGCAAGGCGAAAGAAGAACTCACCAAGGCCAGCCACAAACGCGGCACACCGACACCGTCCATGGCCGGCCAGCCCCCGGCGCTCGTGTCCGGGACGCTGCGCCGGTCGGTGATCGTGCAGGGTCCGAAACCCACGTCCAGTGCCGGGTTTTCGGCGTCGATCGGCCCGACCGCGGTGTACGGGCGCATCCAGGAGCTCGGCGGCATGGCCGGACACAGTCGGCTCCCGCCGCGCCCGTACATGCGGCCCGCGGTCACGAAATCCGCGACCGAACTCGACAGCCTGTTCAAAGAAGCCTGGTCGAAATGGTGAGGAGGAACCATGGCCGCCGGTAGCCTCCTGCCGCCCGTCGTCGCCGTGCTCATGGGCAACATCGCGGACTTCTCCGCGAAGATGGGCGAGGCCAAGGGCGAGATGGCCGGCGTCGAGGGCACGGCCGGGAAAATGGGCGCCCTCGGAAAGACTGCGCTGCTCGGGCTGGCGGCCGGCGCGGTCGCGGTCGGCGTCGAGTCGGTGAAGATGGCGACCAGCTTCCAATCGACGATGGAGCTCATCGCCACCCAGGCGCACGCCGGGCAGGGCGAAGTCGACAAGATGAAGCAGGCCGTCCTCGACCTCGCGCCGACGGTCGGGATCGGGCCGGAGAAGCTCGCCGAGGGCCTGTATCACGTCGAGTCCACCGGTCTGCGCGGGCAGGCTGCCCTCGACGTGCTCAAGGCCAGCGCGCAGGAGGCCGCGCTGGGCATGGCCGATTTCGACTCGGTCACCTACGCGATGTCCGGCGTGATGTCCGTGGCGATGAAGGACGTGAAGGACGCCGCGGACGGCGTCGCCTACCTCAACACGATCGTCGGCACCGGCGACATGCACATGCAGGACCTTGCCCAGGCGATCGGCACCGGCGTGCTCCCGGCGTTCAAAGAGGCGCAGCTGGGGATGCGGGACTTCGGTGCGTCGATCACGGTGCTGACCGACAACTCGATGCCTGCGGAGGTCGCGGCGAACCACCTGCGGACCGCGGTGGCGTTGCTGCAAAACCAGTCCGGCCCGGCGACGAAAGCACTAGCCTCTATCGGCATCGAGCAGGGGCAGCTGGCGCGGGACCTGGCGAAGCCGGACGGCCTGCTGGTCGCGATGGAGGATCTCAAGTCCCACCTCGAAAACTCGGGCAAGACCGCCGTCGAGCAAGGCCAGATCATCAGCAAGTCCTTTGGTGGCGCGAAATCCGCGTCCACGATCGAAACGCTCGTCGGCGAGATCGACAAGCTCAAGGGCAAGTACCAGGAGATGGGTTCGGTCGGGGAGCGGGCGAAGCAGCAGCAGGACGACTGGGCGAACGCGCAGAACACGTTCAAGCAGAAGATGAACGAGGTCGGCGCGCAGTTCCAGGTGTGGGCGATCGAGATCGGGCAGGTGCTGCTGCCGGTCCTGTCGAAGATGGCCGACTGGTTCATGGGTTCGGTGAAGTGGCTCGGCGCGCACAAAGAGGTGCTGTTCGCGATCGGCGCGATGGTGCTGCCGTTGATCGCCTCGGGGTTCCGCGCACTCGCGAAATCGGCAATCGATGCGCTGGAGGGGATCGGCGCGGCGATCAAGTCGAACCCGATCGGCTTGCTTGCCTCGATCGTCGCGCTCGTCGTCTACGAGATCATCACGCACTGGGATCAGATCAAGAAAGCGCTCGGTCCGTTCGCGGGCTGGGTGAAGCGCGAAGTGATCGACCCTGTCATCCGCGCGTGGGACGCGTTGCTGGCTTTCCTGCGCCCGATCGGACAATGGATCAACACCAATGTCGTGCAGCCGATTGTCCGATTCTGGCATGCGCTCGTCGACTGGACGCGCGGCATCTGGCCGGATATCCAACAAATCATCGAACACGTCCTGAACGGTCTCAAGGATTTCTGGGAACCGTTCTGGAAAGTGCTGCAGGCTCTTTTCGCCGGTTTCGTGGCCGGATTCAAGGCGGCGTGGGATCCGCTGAAGGCGTTCTTCAAGGACGCGTGGGACGTCATCAGCTCCACGTTCAAGTTCGCGTGGGACATCATCACGACGGTGTTCAAATCCGCGTGGCAGATCATCAGCGGCGTGGTTTCCGGGATCATAAAAGTGATCAAGGGAATCATTGATTTCGTCGTCGGGATTTTCTCCGGAGACTGGAAGCGCGCCTGGAACGGCGTGAAGGAAGTGTTCTCCGGGATCTGGGACGGCATCAAGGGAATCCTCGGCGGCGTCTGGTCGTTCATCACCGGAATTTTCAAGGGTGCCGGAACCTGGCTGTGGAACGCCGGTAAAGCAATCCTCGAAGGCTTGTGGAACGGCCTCAAGTCCGTGTGGAGCGGGATCACGAACTTCTTCGGCGGAATCGGGAAATGGATCTCCGACCACAAAGGTCCGATCGACTACGACCGGAAACTTCTGATCCCGCACGGAAACGCGATCATGGACGGATTCCACGAGGGGCTGCTTTCGGGAGGCAAACGCGTCCAGGGCTTCATCAACGACTTCACCACCGGCATCGGGCACACCGCGATCAACGGCGCGTTCTCGATCTCCGCTGGCGGCGCGGTCGGCGGCGGTGCCGGCGGGACGCAGCAGATCGTGATCCAGATGAACTCGCGTGACATGCAAACGTGGCTGCAAACCGGGATCCTCCGCTACAACCTCCGCAACAGCTCGAACGGTCTGGCGGTGAGCGCGTCGTGAGCCGCGTATACCCGCTGATGACGATCAACGCGGACTTCACCGCCGGGCCGCCGAACACGCCCGGCAACTCGCAGGTAGCGCTGATGACGCCCGGGCCGGGCCCCGGGACGACCGTGCGCGCCTGGTCGACGTCACGCGGCCGTCAGTACGAGCTGGACGTGTTCCAGGCGGGCACGGCGTCGCTGGACATGGTCGACGGATCGGAGTGGCTGAACCCGGTCAACGCGTCGTCGCCGTGGAACAGCGGCGGCAATAGCTTGCTGCCGTACCGGTGTGTCCAAATCGGAGCGTTCTGGAACCCGACGACACGCTCGCTAGCCGGGAACCTGCTGAACTCCGGAAACTCCGCCAACATCGCCGGGACCTGGCTCAATTCGAGCCCGTACTATTGCAGCTTCGAGTCCGGCATCGGGTTCGTCGGCACCCTCTCGGGCTCGCCGACGCTCGCGCAGTCGACGGCGCAGGCGTGGGACGGCACGCACTCGCTCGCGATCACCTTCACCGGCAGCACCGATTTTCCCGGGTTCGGGTTCCGCACCGTCCCCGGCCAGACCTACACGATGTCCGCGTACGTGTACCTCCCGGCCGGGGCGACTGTGCAGGCGGTGTTCGCGAACTACCCCGGCGCGCTCGGCACGACCATCGCGTCGGCGTCGACCTCGACGTCGGGTGTGTGGACGCGCCTGGTGATGACCGGCGTCCCGTCCGGCGCGCTCGGCGTGTGCGGCTTCAAGATGACCGGCGGCAGCTTCCCCGCGACGGTGTACGTCGACGCGGTCCAGCTCGAACTGAGCTCGACCGCCTCGCCGTTCACCGTCAGCGGCCCCACTTGGTACAACCTGTACACCGGCTACATCGAGCGTTATCCGCAACGCTGGGACATGGCCGGCTTCCGCGGCCTGAAGCCGCTCGAGTGCGTCGACGCATTGAGCCCGATGTCCCGCACCGCGATCAGCCAGTCGTACGCGGCCACGATCGCCGCGGACAGCCCCAACCTGGTGATCCCGTACAACGACAAGTCGTCGCCGCAGGCCGTGCAGCTGCCGCAGGGCGGGCAGCCGTTCCTCGGCTACACGGCGCTCGGCACCGACGGGCAGGTCAACTTCGCCGGCGACACGTTCCTCGACGGGAGCGAAGCGGTGTCGCTGCTTCAGCAGAACCTGAACAACAACACCAACTACACCAGCATGATCACCAACCAGGGGACGGTGCAAGGACAGCTCGCGATGAACCCGCAAGCGTTCACCATCGAATGCTGGCTCAAGTCGTCGTCGGGGATGCCGTACTTCGGTGCCGCGGCGTTGACGCCGGGCGAGAACCTGAAAACGAAACCGTTCGGGCCGACCTATGGGATCGGCTGGTTGAGCTTCGTCGGCGGCGACCTCGGGTGGTACTACTACGACCCGAACGGCAACAACCCGAACGGCGGCCTTCCCGGATGGAACGGTTTCCCGGACGGGCAATGGCACTACCTGGTGATCAGGCTGACGGGAAGCAACCAGCTGAATGCCGTGGTCGACAACGTGATCGGCGGATACGCATCGATCAGCCCGTCAGGGTCGGTGCAGCTGAACAACTTCTACCTCGACGCGCAAACCTACTGGACCAACCCGGTCACGGAGTTCGCGGTCGCGAACCTCGCCTGCTATCCCGCAGCCTTGTCGAACGCCCAGCTGTCGAACCACTACCAGCGCGGCATCGGCTACCTCGGCGAGCTGTCCGGCAGCCGGGCGCAACGCCTGCTGGCCCAATACTGGTCCAGCAGCAACATCTTCTGGGACTACGGCAAAACGAAGATGGCCCCGGATTTCGGCTACAACGGGCGCTTCCTGCTGGACGTGTTGCAGGAGATCGCGCAGACCGAGAACGGCGCCACCTGGGCCGACGCCGCAGGCGTCGTGCACCAGGACTCGCGCGAGACCAGGTACACCTACAGCCGGTCCGCCGCGTCGCGGTACACGTTCGGCGAGAACACGGCCGCGGGCGAGCTGCCGTACCTCAACGTCGAGTACGACTACGACCCGACGTACGTCTACAGCCAGGCGAACATCACCTCTGGCGGGAGCGGCACCCAGCTCGCGCCCGTCGTGAACGCGACGAGCCAAGCCGCGTACGGGCAACGGATCCTGTCGCTCACGCTGCAAACCCAAAACGATTGGGACGCGCAGCAGGCCGCGCAGTTCTACGTGCAGCGGTACGCGAAACCGGCCGGTGCGCCGGGAACGAACGTGCCGCCGCGGATCACGAAGATGACGCTCGACCCGGTCGCGAATCCGGCGCTGTGGGACGCGGTGCTGTCGATCGACCTTGACGACCGCATCACGGTGAAGCGGCGCACGAGCGCGGGCGTGACGGTGTCCGGGGACTACTACGTCGAGAAGATCGACCATCACGCGGCGGGCGACGCGTCGACGTGGACGGCGGATTACGAGTTGTCCCCGGTGTGGATCTCCCAGGCTTGGATTCTGGGCGACAGCGTGAAAAGCGTGCTCGGCAGCACGACGGTTTGTGTCTACTAAGGACGGAGCATCGTGGGCATCCCAACTCCCGCGATCCCGACGTTCACGGACGGCCAGGTAGTCCATGCCGCCGACCTGAACGCGCTGGGATCGAACCTGACCAACCTCTACAACTACGGCAACGCCGGGTTCACCACCCAGCGGCCGATGGTGATCGCGCAGGCCACCACCACCCAATCCTGCGGGAACGCGGTCTACACGAACGTCACCTTCGGTCAAGCCGTGATCAACACCGACAACATGTGGAGCGCGTCGCAGGCAAGCCAGCTGACGATCCAGCATGCGGGCGTGTACTGGATTTTCGGGCAGATCAGATGCCCCAGCTTCTCGACTGGCGGTGTCGCGGGAAACATCCTGATCAACGGCACCAGCTTCAGCAACTCGAAGTCGACGAGCATCTTCGGCCCCGGGCCGAGCGGGTTCACCGGCCCGACTCCGCAGATGGGCTTGATCGTGAACCTTGCTGCGAACGCGACGGTTTTCCTGTCCCTGTACCAATCCACGGGCGGCGGGAGCTTGACGCTCCAAACCGACTTCGGCGGCAGCTATCTCGGTGCCGCGTTTCTGTCACCGTCCACATAGGAGGCGAGCAATGACTCTCTGGCAGCATCTGTTCCCTCCGTTCGACGCGTGGTGGCCGAACATCATCGCCCAGGTCGTGTGGACGGTCCCCGTGCTCACCGTCCACCACATGCTGTTGCGGCGGCATTTCCGCAACCAGCTGACCGAGAAGCTGCGCGATTTCGTGGAGGGCGAATGACCACCCCAGCGCTGCCCGAGCAGCCGACCGGCGGCGAGATCCTGCGCGCGATCGGCCGCGTCGAGAAGTCCGTCGACGGCCTCGGCGAGCAGGTGCGGCACATGGACGACAAGCTCGACGGCCAAGGGCAAACGCTGGCGGCGCAAGGGGAACGCCTCGTGACCGCAGAACGGGACATCCGCGAGCTCAAGGCGGAGAAGGTCGCCGACCGCGCCGCGGCTGCCTCGCACGCGTCGAGCATGCGCGTCGCGATCAAGGGCGCGATCGCCGCGGGCGCCGCTGGGTTCGTCGCCTCCATCGGTGCGCTCATCGTTCAGCTCATCGCCCACCACTGACCCGGAGGAACCTCATGCAAAGCATCGGTCGCTGGGCCGACGCGTCCGGGCACCCGTCCGGCGCGGCCCTCGTCGCCGAGGGCTACGTCGGCGTGTTCGTCTACGCGGGCACCCCGGGCCGCGCCAAGAACATCACCGCTGCCGTGTACGCCGATTATGTCGCGCACGGATTGCAGGTCGTCGCCGTGTACGAGAACGTCGCCGACGACATCTCGAGCGGAGCGGGCGCGCAGCACGCGCGCGACATCATGGCCGACCTCGCGCACGTCGGCGCACCGAACACACTGCTGATCTGCGCCGCCGCGGACGAACATCTGACCGCCGGCCAAGTCGTGACCGCGACCGGATACCAGCGCGATTTCTGGAACACTGCCAAAGGCGCAGGCTGGTCCGGGCCGGTGGGCGGCTATGGCTTCTCCGAGTTCACGCACGCCATCCACGACGCTGGGCTGTCCGAGTTCCTGTGGCAGTGTGGCAGCGAATCCCTGCTGTGGGACGGCGTGACGTGGTGGCAGCGCAACGACGGAACCGCCGTAGTGGGCGGCGTCCAGGTCGATATCAACGAGCAGTACCAGGAGGTCACCACCATGCCCACCGCACAGGAAATCGCGGCCGCCGTCTGGGCCTACGCGATCGGCAAGCGCCCGGACGGCAGCCCGGTCGAGGCCGGCGACGCCGAGGTCAACGAATATCTCGCCGGGTTCTTCGGCGGCGGCGACGCCGGTGCCCACGCGGTCTACCCGACTGTGAACGCGCTGGCCGCGAAGCTCGACCAGTTGAACGCCAAGGTTGACGCGCTCCAGGGCACCACCCCGGCAGCGATGCAGGCGATGATCGACGCCGCGATCGGCCAGCACATGCAGATCACCGGCACCGTCCAGATCACCGGCGCACCCCCGGCCTCGCCGCCCCCGGCGGCCTGAACACCCCAGATCGTCGCCCCCGCGCCCGTCCGTCCACGGGCACGGGGGCGGCTTTTCCATGCCTAAGTCCGGCGCGTCGGACGCAGCAGCGGCGAGATCTCGATGGCGTTTTGGCCGCCGTGCGGTCGGATCCGCACCTTGTTCTTGATCAGCAGCCGGCGGATGGTGCCGTACGACGTGCCGTGCTTGTCCGCCAACGCCTGCATCGTCGCTCCCTTGTCGTACTCGCGGATGATCTCCGCGACAGGCAGATCAGCACGCCGGACCCCCTGGCGGATCTGCGGGAGCACCGCGCCTTCCTGGCGCAGCAGCCGCCCGGTCCAGCTCAGCGACAGTCGGTGTTCCCGCGCGATCTCGGTGATCGACACACCGGAACGCCAGGATTCGAGCATCCGGCGATTCCGTTTGATCCGCTTCGCGCGCGCCTCGTCCGGCGTGTCGGCCATTCGCTGTCCCGTCGTCGCAAGTCTGTGGATGGGGGCGGTGGTCTTCGGGAGAGGCCACCGCCCCCGCGCCCCGTCCGGCGGGGGCGCACCCGGTGCCGCGGCGTGTCGGGGGATTACCGCCGCGGTGCCGGGCTGTCTAGATGTCCAAACGGAAGCTTTCGCCGCACTCGCCGCATCGGCGATCCGTGTGCTTGGCGGTCGCGCCGCAGGCTTTGCAGGCGAGTCGGATCCGCGTGGGTGGCCGAGGCGGTGCTGGACGCGCGAAACCCGGTTCCTGGCGCAGCCATTCCGCGAACAGATACAGGGGGTTGATGCCGCACTCGTCGTCGGCGTAATGGCGGCGCCGGTAACCGTGGCTCCGGCGTTGCGGCGCGGCTTTCGTGTCGCCAGTCGTCACTGCCGTCCCCTCACCAAGCCGGGAGGGGTGAGGCCCTTCCTCGGATAGCGCGCCTTCACGTACTGGACCCAGACCTCAAGATCGTCGTCCGGGCTCGGCTCGCTGTACTGGCGTGGCGTCGACAACGGCTCGGCATCAGGCTTCCCCGAGGTGCCCGGCTGCGGATCGTCCATCACGCACCCCCTCGCAGATCAAGCAGATCGGTCAGCGAGAGGCGGAGGTTCGAGACCAGTTCGGCACCGCTGTCGAGCATCAGGACCGCCGACGGGCCGACCTCAGATACTTGGCCGAGAGCGTTGATCGCGAGGCCGCCCACATCGTCGCCGTGCCTGTCGACCGTGAGCCCGGTCGTGACCGCGACCGGCCGTCCTGCCGTGTCGGCCGTCCACAGCACTCGTTCTTTCCGCCATCCCCGCACGGCGTCAACCCTGGACCTCAGCACTTGCCCGAGGCAAGGAATCTTGCGCAAAATTCGAGATCAACACTCGAACGGAGTACAACCACTGTTGGAATTTTCCGCGTCGACCCTGTCATCTCACCCGTTTGCCGGTGATAGATTGCGCAAGATCATGGCCACGATGGACGCCCAACCCCGATCAAGGAGGAACCCGATGTCGGACTCACAGGGCATGGCGTTTATCGGCACCAGCTCCGGCGGCGGAGGCTGCCCGACGATCTTCGTCACCGACCGCGGCACTCTCGTCGTCCAGGGCGCCACCGTCACCGACCCGGCCGCCCTCGACACCATGCGCGCCCGCGGCAACGGCATCCCCGCCCACGAGTCCGCCGTCGAGATCCCGGCCGCGCTGCTGCCGTTCGTCGACGTCGAAGCGCTGCAACGGATCGCGTTCGCCGACGAGGACCGGCCGTCGTTCGTCGTCGACCCGGCCTCGGCGGACAAGCTGCGCCAGCTGGCCGACGCGGTGCGCCGATGACCTGGGTCAAACCCGGCGCCGAATTCGCCGCGCTGTTCCACACCTTCGAGTCCTCGGCATGGCGGTGGGAATGCCAGGGCACCTACCGGGAGCCCGTCGAGCGGGAACCGCTGCAGGCATGGCGCGACGGACACCCGACCTTCGAGTTCATGCAGCCCTGGCTCGACCAGATCCGCGCGCAAACCGCCGAAGGCAAGACCTTCGAGCGGGTCCGGATGATGACCAGCCCGCCCACCGAGTACCTCAGGTGGATGTTCGAGTTCACGCCCCTCAACATCGAGGCAGGCGAAGACATCCGGTGGATCGGCGAGGAGCACGCCCGCAAGCTCGGCGCGCCGACCCACGACTTCTACATCTTCGACGACGCCCGGGTCGCGATCCTCCACTTCGACGACAACGGCGTTTCCGGCGCCGAGGTCACCGACGACCCCGATACCGTCGCCGAGCACCGGCAGTGGCGCGACCGGGTGTGGCCGGTCGCCGTCGCGCACAACCAGCAGTTCGCACCGACGACGAGGAGCCCGTGACCGCATCCAATCTGAGCGACCGGCGCATCGAATACGGCGACCGGCTCAAAACGCACCGCGTCGCCGTCACGCCACGGCTCACCGGCAAGGCACTCGCCGAACGTCTCGGATGGCGCGCGGCGAAGGTGTCGCTCATCGAAGGCGGCAAGCAGCTGCCGACCGAGCCGGAGCTCGGCGCATGGGCCGAGGTCGTCGGCATCACCGCCGACGACCTCGCCGCCCTGCTCCAGGAACTGCGCGCGATCCGGCTCGACGACGCACGCTGGAAAGCCCGGCTCCGCACCGGCGGCCACGAAAGCGCGCAACGATCGTTCGCCGAAATGGAAGCCGCGGCCGCCACGATCGTCAACTTCGAGCCCGCTCTCGTGCCCGGCCCGCTGCAAACCCCCGGCTACGCACGCGCCATGTTCGCGAGCATGGCCGCGCTCAAGGACGCCGGCGACGACCTCGACGCCGCTGTCGCCGCACGGATGCAGCGGCAGAACGTCCTCTACGACGAGACGAAGACGATCGAGATCCTGTTCTTCGAGGCGTCGCTGCGGAACTCGATCGCGTCGGATGCGGTGATGGCGGCCCAGGCCGACCGGCTGCTCGCCGCGACCCAGAACCCGAACTTGCGACTCGGGATCATCCCGGTCGGCGTGCAGGTGCCGTACGTGCTGCTGCACGGGTTCTGGCTGTTCGACGACGAGCTGCTCATCGCGGAGATGCTGCACACCGAGGTCACCACCCGCGACCCCGAGGACGTCCGGCTCTACCGCCGGTACCTCGCGGATATGTGGGAGGTCGCAGCGGAAGGCGAGGCCGCCCGCACGCTGCTGCAACGCGTGCTCGGCGACCTCGCCTGAACCGCGGCTATCCCTGCCTGTCGACGATGTTGCAGGTGCCCGACCCCGCCGCTGCCGTCACGCTCACCGACACAGTGTCCGCCCTCTTCAGCGGGAAC
This sequence is a window from Amycolatopsis benzoatilytica AK 16/65. Protein-coding genes within it:
- a CDS encoding phage tail tube protein; this translates as MPTPATFTSYKQFLGVAKETQQGTAVAMTATIPVEKLDFEDKPVFLDDKAMRGSMVESYGKQAGVIKTDFSFSGPVFGDTLGWLLGNILGDLTTTGASAPFTHAFSTLNSGNGQPTSHTFTQYTGTTASTGTRQWPGACLSELTLKWNAESQLFTYDAKGSCWPSIIAAATPTSAPSTVTPIASWRGQLGVGGPATGGTLALNVTDGEIAIKRVVEPVFTTQNAQTPYIIQRGAVSASGKLNFIAKDETPYLNMVNNTQPQLQLIVSNGLTGAAQVQCQVDVQQGAFVTAKYDSGKSAIAYQTTFDAVANTTNAGTSGGFSPLKATLTNAIAAGTYV
- a CDS encoding phage tail tape measure protein, with protein sequence MAAGSLLPPVVAVLMGNIADFSAKMGEAKGEMAGVEGTAGKMGALGKTALLGLAAGAVAVGVESVKMATSFQSTMELIATQAHAGQGEVDKMKQAVLDLAPTVGIGPEKLAEGLYHVESTGLRGQAALDVLKASAQEAALGMADFDSVTYAMSGVMSVAMKDVKDAADGVAYLNTIVGTGDMHMQDLAQAIGTGVLPAFKEAQLGMRDFGASITVLTDNSMPAEVAANHLRTAVALLQNQSGPATKALASIGIEQGQLARDLAKPDGLLVAMEDLKSHLENSGKTAVEQGQIISKSFGGAKSASTIETLVGEIDKLKGKYQEMGSVGERAKQQQDDWANAQNTFKQKMNEVGAQFQVWAIEIGQVLLPVLSKMADWFMGSVKWLGAHKEVLFAIGAMVLPLIASGFRALAKSAIDALEGIGAAIKSNPIGLLASIVALVVYEIITHWDQIKKALGPFAGWVKREVIDPVIRAWDALLAFLRPIGQWINTNVVQPIVRFWHALVDWTRGIWPDIQQIIEHVLNGLKDFWEPFWKVLQALFAGFVAGFKAAWDPLKAFFKDAWDVISSTFKFAWDIITTVFKSAWQIISGVVSGIIKVIKGIIDFVVGIFSGDWKRAWNGVKEVFSGIWDGIKGILGGVWSFITGIFKGAGTWLWNAGKAILEGLWNGLKSVWSGITNFFGGIGKWISDHKGPIDYDRKLLIPHGNAIMDGFHEGLLSGGKRVQGFINDFTTGIGHTAINGAFSISAGGAVGGGAGGTQQIVIQMNSRDMQTWLQTGILRYNLRNSSNGLAVSAS
- a CDS encoding LamG-like jellyroll fold domain-containing protein, whose protein sequence is MSRVYPLMTINADFTAGPPNTPGNSQVALMTPGPGPGTTVRAWSTSRGRQYELDVFQAGTASLDMVDGSEWLNPVNASSPWNSGGNSLLPYRCVQIGAFWNPTTRSLAGNLLNSGNSANIAGTWLNSSPYYCSFESGIGFVGTLSGSPTLAQSTAQAWDGTHSLAITFTGSTDFPGFGFRTVPGQTYTMSAYVYLPAGATVQAVFANYPGALGTTIASASTSTSGVWTRLVMTGVPSGALGVCGFKMTGGSFPATVYVDAVQLELSSTASPFTVSGPTWYNLYTGYIERYPQRWDMAGFRGLKPLECVDALSPMSRTAISQSYAATIAADSPNLVIPYNDKSSPQAVQLPQGGQPFLGYTALGTDGQVNFAGDTFLDGSEAVSLLQQNLNNNTNYTSMITNQGTVQGQLAMNPQAFTIECWLKSSSGMPYFGAAALTPGENLKTKPFGPTYGIGWLSFVGGDLGWYYYDPNGNNPNGGLPGWNGFPDGQWHYLVIRLTGSNQLNAVVDNVIGGYASISPSGSVQLNNFYLDAQTYWTNPVTEFAVANLACYPAALSNAQLSNHYQRGIGYLGELSGSRAQRLLAQYWSSSNIFWDYGKTKMAPDFGYNGRFLLDVLQEIAQTENGATWADAAGVVHQDSRETRYTYSRSAASRYTFGENTAAGELPYLNVEYDYDPTYVYSQANITSGGSGTQLAPVVNATSQAAYGQRILSLTLQTQNDWDAQQAAQFYVQRYAKPAGAPGTNVPPRITKMTLDPVANPALWDAVLSIDLDDRITVKRRTSAGVTVSGDYYVEKIDHHAAGDASTWTADYELSPVWISQAWILGDSVKSVLGSTTVCVY
- a CDS encoding glycoside hydrolase domain-containing protein; the protein is MQSIGRWADASGHPSGAALVAEGYVGVFVYAGTPGRAKNITAAVYADYVAHGLQVVAVYENVADDISSGAGAQHARDIMADLAHVGAPNTLLICAAADEHLTAGQVVTATGYQRDFWNTAKGAGWSGPVGGYGFSEFTHAIHDAGLSEFLWQCGSESLLWDGVTWWQRNDGTAVVGGVQVDINEQYQEVTTMPTAQEIAAAVWAYAIGKRPDGSPVEAGDAEVNEYLAGFFGGGDAGAHAVYPTVNALAAKLDQLNAKVDALQGTTPAAMQAMIDAAIGQHMQITGTVQITGAPPASPPPAA